In a single window of the Saccharothrix australiensis genome:
- the pcaG gene encoding protocatechuate 3,4-dioxygenase subunit alpha yields MTEPTATPPTATPAAHATPPLLTTPSQTVGPFFGIGLPWEDGPLVVPEHTPGAFRVEGYVLDGNGDPVPDAVVETWQADPDGRFDHPDDPRGAVRWKDFRGFGRCPTDVEGRYGVLTVKPGSLPTPDGGFEAPHLNVSVFCRGMLVRLVTRLYFPDEEANAHDPVLNSIDDPAARSTLVAKSAPFGYHFDICLQGEHETVFFDV; encoded by the coding sequence ATGACTGAGCCGACCGCCACCCCGCCGACCGCCACCCCGGCCGCGCACGCCACCCCGCCGCTGCTCACCACGCCGTCGCAGACCGTCGGCCCGTTCTTCGGCATCGGCCTCCCCTGGGAGGACGGCCCGCTCGTGGTGCCCGAGCACACCCCCGGCGCGTTCCGGGTCGAGGGCTACGTGCTCGACGGCAACGGCGACCCGGTGCCGGACGCCGTCGTGGAGACCTGGCAGGCCGACCCCGACGGCCGGTTCGACCACCCGGACGACCCGCGCGGAGCGGTGCGCTGGAAGGACTTCCGCGGGTTCGGCCGCTGCCCCACCGACGTCGAGGGCCGCTACGGTGTGCTGACCGTCAAGCCCGGTTCGCTGCCGACCCCCGACGGCGGGTTCGAGGCGCCCCACCTCAACGTGTCGGTGTTCTGCCGGGGGATGCTGGTGCGGCTGGTGACGCGCCTGTACTTCCCCGACGAGGAGGCCAACGCGCACGACCCCGTGCTGAACTCGATCGACGACCCGGCCGCCCGGAGCACGCTCGTCGCCAAGAGCGCGCCGTTCGGCTACCACTTCGACATCTGCCTGCAAGGGGAGCATGAAACCGTCTTCTTCGACGTCTGA
- the pcaH gene encoding protocatechuate 3,4-dioxygenase subunit beta, which produces MPLDTTTPQYRRDDAGSQPPLAWPDYRSNLLRHPHRPLTLLPQRLGEITGPLLGEGRVGPHDNDLTAGHDGEPQGQRIIVSGRVLDGDGRPVAGTLLEVWQANAGGRYRHDGDRHPAPLDPNFTGVGRTITDADGRYSFTTIQPGAYPWRNHDNAWRPAHIHFSLFGTAFTQRLITQMYFPGDPLFFQDPIFNSVRDPKAREAMIARFDLDSTVPEWTLGYQWDIVLRGKNPTPLEDEDDDDD; this is translated from the coding sequence GTGCCACTGGACACCACCACGCCGCAGTACCGGCGTGACGACGCGGGGTCGCAGCCACCCCTGGCCTGGCCGGACTACCGGTCGAACCTGCTGCGGCACCCGCACCGGCCGCTGACGCTGCTCCCGCAGCGGCTCGGCGAGATCACCGGCCCGCTGCTCGGCGAGGGCCGGGTCGGGCCGCACGACAACGACCTCACGGCAGGTCACGACGGCGAGCCGCAGGGCCAGCGGATCATCGTGTCCGGTCGCGTGCTCGACGGCGACGGGCGCCCGGTCGCGGGCACGCTGCTGGAGGTGTGGCAGGCCAACGCGGGCGGTCGGTACCGGCACGACGGCGACCGGCACCCCGCGCCGCTGGACCCGAACTTCACCGGTGTCGGCCGCACCATCACCGACGCCGACGGCCGGTACTCGTTCACCACGATCCAGCCCGGCGCGTACCCGTGGCGCAACCACGACAACGCGTGGCGGCCCGCGCACATCCACTTCTCGCTGTTCGGCACCGCGTTCACGCAGCGGCTGATCACGCAGATGTACTTCCCCGGCGACCCGCTGTTCTTCCAGGACCCGATCTTCAACTCGGTGCGCGACCCGAAGGCGCGCGAGGCCATGATCGCCCGGTTCGACCTGGACAGCACCGTGCCCGAGTGGACGCTGGGCTACCAGTGGGACATCGTGCTGCGAGGCAAGAACCCCACGCCGCTGGAGGACGAGGACGACGACGATGACTGA
- a CDS encoding response regulator transcription factor, translated as MPEPPSRPDLIRVLLVEDHDMVAEAIGLALQQAGGVEVVATVRSVAAALASAERHLPDVVVLDRRLPDGDGIAAIAALRARGAQVLVLTGEATPAIAARVVDEGGAGLVLKSSRLDELTAAVRRVAGGEAVFDGSMLAGVLNRLTGRVAATGAALTARERETLTLLADGASTDEIGRRLGVARNTVRNHVQRVLDKLGARSKLEAVSIARREGLVD; from the coding sequence ATGCCCGAACCGCCCAGCCGACCCGACCTGATCCGGGTGCTCCTCGTGGAGGACCACGACATGGTCGCGGAGGCGATCGGGCTGGCGCTCCAGCAGGCGGGCGGGGTGGAGGTGGTCGCCACGGTCCGCTCCGTGGCCGCCGCGCTGGCCTCGGCCGAGCGGCACCTCCCGGACGTCGTCGTGCTCGACCGGCGGCTGCCCGACGGCGACGGCATCGCCGCGATCGCCGCGCTCCGGGCACGGGGCGCGCAGGTGCTGGTGCTGACCGGGGAGGCGACGCCGGCCATCGCCGCCCGCGTGGTGGACGAGGGCGGCGCGGGGCTGGTGCTCAAGTCGTCCCGGCTGGACGAGCTGACCGCCGCGGTCCGGCGGGTCGCGGGCGGCGAGGCGGTGTTCGACGGGTCGATGCTGGCCGGCGTGCTCAACCGCCTCACCGGCCGGGTGGCCGCGACCGGCGCGGCGCTCACCGCGCGCGAGCGCGAGACGCTGACCCTGCTGGCCGACGGCGCGAGCACGGACGAGATCGGGCGACGGCTCGGCGTCGCCCGCAACACGGTCCGCAACCACGTCCAACGCGTGCTGGACAAGCTGGGCGCGCGGTCGAAGCTGGAGGCCGTCTCGATCGCCCGCCGGGAGGGTTTGGTGGATTGA
- a CDS encoding pyridoxamine 5'-phosphate oxidase family protein encodes MHESPDDLAWLQRVLDDSYAASGAHLRSIITPERRLDAAGVVAELGAMRVMALATTTARGEPRVAPVDGLFHRGRLHFGSSADSLRWRHVLARPAVSASVIEGERLQVTVHGTARPVRPAEDEALVSFLVGVYGREAWDGWMSALSWARIEPARMIAFRNHAAADHSG; translated from the coding sequence GTGCACGAGAGCCCGGACGACCTGGCGTGGTTGCAGCGCGTGCTCGACGACTCGTACGCGGCGTCCGGCGCGCACCTCCGCTCGATCATCACCCCGGAACGCCGCCTGGACGCCGCGGGCGTGGTCGCGGAGCTGGGCGCGATGCGCGTGATGGCGCTGGCCACGACGACCGCGCGGGGCGAGCCGCGCGTCGCGCCGGTCGACGGGCTGTTCCACCGGGGACGCCTGCACTTCGGATCGAGCGCGGACTCGCTGCGGTGGCGGCACGTCCTCGCCCGCCCGGCCGTGTCGGCCTCCGTCATCGAGGGCGAGCGGCTCCAGGTCACCGTGCACGGCACGGCCCGCCCGGTGCGCCCGGCGGAGGACGAGGCGCTGGTCTCGTTCCTGGTCGGCGTGTACGGGCGGGAGGCGTGGGACGGCTGGATGAGCGCGCTGTCATGGGCACGGATCGAGCCGGCGCGGATGATCGCCTTCCGCAACCACGCCGCCGCCGACCACTCGGGGTAA
- a CDS encoding ATP-binding protein — translation MDVPTVNLVAEYSPPGGAGSAGLAREFTRRTLAAWGYLGAHDDVVLAVSELVANAARHAGGTSTVRLAGGAGRVRVEVADDSPVRPHLRPQGTDGGWGLPLIDRLARCWGVVAHGHGKVVWCELA, via the coding sequence GTGGACGTCCCGACGGTGAACCTGGTGGCTGAGTACAGCCCTCCGGGCGGTGCGGGCAGCGCCGGTCTGGCCCGCGAGTTCACCCGCAGGACGCTGGCCGCCTGGGGCTACCTGGGCGCGCACGACGACGTCGTGCTGGCCGTCTCCGAGCTGGTCGCGAACGCGGCCAGGCACGCGGGCGGCACCTCCACCGTCCGGCTGGCGGGCGGCGCGGGCCGCGTGCGCGTGGAGGTGGCCGACGACAGCCCGGTGCGCCCGCACCTCCGCCCGCAGGGCACGGACGGCGGGTGGGGTCTGCCGCTGATCGACCGCCTGGCGCGCTGCTGGGGCGTCGTCGCCCACGGCCACGGCAAGGTCGTGTGGTGCGAACTCGCCTGA
- a CDS encoding PAS domain-containing sensor histidine kinase yields MSHPPRRRPDRMPESAFQLLVEGVLDYAIFMLDPDGHIVSWNIGAERIKGYSADEILGRHFSVFYPPEDIATRKPDRELETAIADGRLEDEGWRLRKDGTRFWANVVITALFDHTGSLRGFGKVTRDMTERRKTEQALLARRRLVTHLVEAQELERRRIAWDVHDDSIQSMVAVGMRLQLLATKLPAEHAATVARLDETVRAAVERLRMLVFRLRPPEIDRSGLVVALERYLGDVAPAWGLDHAVRDELRREPLGDTAVTIFRICQEAVANVHKHARASTVEVRLATVDDGTLVEISDDGVGMTMTADHQAGLEHFGMIEMRERAETAGGWWTVAERPGGGTVVRCWLPTTAPDAS; encoded by the coding sequence ATGTCGCACCCACCGCGCCGCCGACCCGACCGGATGCCCGAGTCGGCGTTCCAACTGCTGGTCGAGGGGGTGCTCGACTACGCCATCTTCATGCTCGACCCGGACGGGCACATCGTCAGCTGGAACATCGGCGCGGAGCGCATCAAGGGCTACTCGGCCGACGAGATCCTCGGCAGGCACTTCTCCGTGTTCTACCCGCCGGAGGACATCGCCACCCGCAAGCCGGACCGCGAGCTGGAGACCGCCATCGCCGACGGCCGGCTGGAGGACGAGGGCTGGCGGCTGCGCAAGGACGGCACCCGGTTCTGGGCGAACGTCGTGATCACCGCGCTGTTCGACCACACCGGCAGCCTGCGCGGGTTCGGCAAGGTCACGCGGGACATGACCGAGCGCCGCAAAACCGAGCAGGCCCTGCTCGCCCGGCGGCGGCTGGTCACGCACCTGGTGGAGGCGCAGGAGTTGGAGCGGCGGCGGATCGCCTGGGACGTGCACGACGACTCCATCCAGTCGATGGTCGCCGTGGGCATGCGGCTCCAGCTGCTGGCGACGAAGCTGCCCGCGGAGCACGCGGCGACCGTGGCCAGGCTCGACGAGACGGTGCGCGCCGCCGTCGAGCGGCTGCGGATGCTGGTGTTCCGGCTGCGCCCGCCGGAGATCGACCGGAGCGGGCTGGTGGTCGCGCTGGAGCGGTACCTGGGCGACGTCGCGCCCGCGTGGGGCCTGGACCACGCCGTCCGGGACGAGCTGCGCCGGGAACCGCTCGGCGACACGGCCGTCACCATCTTCCGCATCTGCCAGGAAGCCGTGGCCAACGTGCACAAGCACGCCCGCGCGTCGACCGTCGAGGTCCGGCTGGCCACCGTGGACGACGGGACGCTGGTCGAGATCTCGGACGACGGCGTCGGCATGACCATGACCGCCGACCACCAGGCCGGCCTGGAGCACTTCGGCATGATCGAGATGCGCGAGCGCGCCGAGACCGCGGGCGGCTGGTGGACGGTCGCCGAACGGCCCGGTGGCGGTACCGTCGTGCGCTGCTGGCTGCCCACCACGGCGCCGGACGCCTCATGA
- a CDS encoding response regulator, with amino-acid sequence MIRVLICDDDDLIGEALHEVLSAEPDLEVVAVARTAGEAAELAGKHAPDVVVLDVRMPGGGIQVARALRERHPRTRVMGFSAYADPATIAEMRRAGVAEYLVKGVSNREIVEAVRRLGRAPTGKL; translated from the coding sequence ATGATCCGAGTGCTCATCTGCGACGACGACGACCTGATCGGGGAAGCGCTGCACGAGGTGCTGTCGGCCGAGCCGGACCTGGAGGTGGTGGCGGTCGCGCGGACCGCCGGGGAGGCCGCCGAGCTGGCCGGGAAGCACGCGCCCGACGTCGTGGTGCTGGACGTGCGGATGCCCGGCGGGGGCATCCAGGTGGCGCGGGCGCTGCGCGAGCGCCACCCGCGGACGCGCGTGATGGGGTTCTCCGCGTACGCCGATCCCGCGACGATCGCCGAGATGCGCCGCGCGGGCGTGGCCGAGTACCTGGTGAAGGGCGTGTCGAACAGGGAGATCGTCGAGGCGGTCCGGCGACTGGGACGGGCGCCGACGGGGAAGTTGTAA
- a CDS encoding STAS domain-containing protein: MITVRSSWRDDVLVVSVAGEVDMDTAPRARAALQHPAAVVLDLDEVTFFGSAGIQLLVDAHAMVEDLAVVATRRPVLRPLEVTGLTEHLALCPSVDAALDRVQRRIRSRAGCV, encoded by the coding sequence ATGATCACCGTCCGATCCTCGTGGCGGGACGACGTGCTGGTGGTGTCCGTCGCGGGCGAGGTCGACATGGACACCGCGCCACGCGCCCGCGCGGCCCTCCAGCACCCGGCGGCGGTGGTCCTGGACCTGGACGAGGTGACCTTCTTCGGCTCGGCGGGCATCCAACTCCTGGTCGACGCCCACGCCATGGTCGAGGACCTGGCCGTGGTCGCCACCCGCCGCCCCGTGCTGCGCCCGCTGGAGGTGACGGGCCTGACCGAGCACCTGGCGCTGTGCCCGTCGGTGGACGCGGCCCTGGACCGCGTCCAACGCCGCATCAGGTCCCGCGCCGGTTGTGTCTGA
- a CDS encoding hybrid sensor histidine kinase/response regulator yields the protein MTTAQDDTDVTLARLLTAMREMRDGNFRRRLVVPRGPHGELAEVFNEIAERNQWLVAELVRVRQAVGQEGRLGERLAPGAGPMGWDMAAKAVNGLIDDLTRPTTELSRVLAAVAQGDLSQEIKVTGRGEVAKLVESFNSMTATLRTFAGEVTRVAREVGTDGRLGGKATVPGVAGTWKDLTDSVNFMSDNLTAQVRDIAQVATAVAQGDLSQKITVTVAGEMLELKDTVNTMVDQLSSFADEVTRVAREVGTDGRLGGQAQVPGVGGTWRDLTDNVNFMANNLTSQVRNIAQVATAVAQGDLSQKITVDARGEILELKDTINTMVDQLSSFADEVTRVAREVGTEGRLGGQAQVSGVAGTWRDLTDSVNFMAGNLTSQVRNIAQVTTAVAQGDLSQKIDVDARGEILQLKTTINTMVDQLSSFAAEVTRVAREVGSDGRLGGQAQVPGVAGTWRDLTDSVNFMAGNLTSQVRNIAQVATAVARGDLSQKITVNARGEILELKDTVNTMVDQLSSFADEVTRVAREVGTDGRLGGQAQVPGVGGTWRDLTDSVNFMANNLTAQVRNIAQVTTAVAGGDLSQKITVDARGEILELKSTINTMVDQLSGFADEVTRVAREVGTDGRLGGQARVPGVAGTWKDLTDNVNVMADNLSTQVRSIAAVATAVAGGDLSKKITVEAKGEIAALADTINGMVDTLRAFADEVTRVSREVGTEGILGGQARVPNVAGTWKDLTENVNFMANNLTNQVRNIAQVTTAVARGDLSKKIDVDARGEILELKTTINTMVDQLSSFADEVTRVAREVGTEGKLGGQAEVEGVSGTWKRLTENVNELAGNLTRQVRAIAVVATAVTAGDLTRQITVDASGEVAELKDNVNRMIGNLRESTRANQEQDWLKTNLARLSGLMQGHRDLHAMASLVMSELTPLVSAQHGAFFLVDGDSDALELTATYAYQPRGGRPTRFARGESLIGQVAVEKKTVLVTDVPPGYLEIGSGMGAAPPLNLVILPVVFQGETLGVIELGSFGEFTEVHLDLLDQLKENIGVNVNTMLANARTDSLLVESQRLTEELRAGSVELEARARQLSSASKYKSEFMANMSHELRTPLNSLLILAKLLADNLDGNLNPKQVEFAKTIHSSGTDLLQLIDDILDLTKVESGHMQVQTDPVRVADVVGYVEALTLPLAAEKGLEFDVKVDPDVPSTLHTDEHRLQQILRNLLSNAVKFTHSGEIRLHIRVNEGTVAFDVHDTGIGIPAEKLSVIFEAFQQADGTTSRKYGGTGLGLSISRELSALLDGRLDVRSEPGVGSTFTLYLPLSDQGLMPVAAEPELPEPLSVPAEQPGPPQPAPTDLPPAPMRFHGEKVLIVDDDLRNVFALTSVLELHGLEVIYADNGITGVRALEQYDDVSLVLMDIMMPELDGNATMSAIRAMARYADLPVIAVTAKAMKGDREKSLASGATDYVTKPVDTEHLLRLIAFYLGLEQD from the coding sequence GTGACGACCGCGCAGGACGACACGGACGTGACCCTGGCCAGGCTGCTGACCGCGATGCGCGAGATGCGGGACGGCAACTTCCGCCGCCGCCTCGTCGTGCCGCGCGGCCCGCACGGCGAGCTGGCCGAGGTGTTCAACGAGATCGCGGAGCGCAACCAGTGGCTGGTCGCCGAGCTCGTGCGGGTCCGCCAGGCGGTCGGCCAGGAGGGCAGGCTGGGCGAGCGGCTCGCGCCCGGCGCGGGCCCGATGGGCTGGGACATGGCCGCCAAGGCGGTCAACGGCCTGATCGACGACCTGACCCGGCCCACGACCGAGCTGAGCCGCGTGCTCGCGGCGGTCGCGCAGGGCGACCTGTCGCAGGAGATCAAGGTCACCGGGCGCGGCGAGGTCGCGAAGCTGGTGGAGAGCTTCAACTCGATGACCGCCACGCTGCGCACGTTCGCGGGCGAGGTCACGCGGGTGGCGCGCGAGGTCGGCACGGACGGCAGGCTGGGCGGCAAGGCGACCGTGCCGGGTGTCGCGGGCACCTGGAAGGACCTCACCGACTCGGTCAACTTCATGTCCGACAACCTGACCGCCCAGGTGCGCGACATCGCGCAGGTGGCGACGGCGGTGGCGCAGGGCGACCTGTCCCAGAAGATCACCGTCACGGTGGCGGGCGAGATGCTGGAGCTGAAGGACACCGTCAACACGATGGTGGACCAGTTGTCGTCGTTCGCCGACGAGGTGACGCGGGTCGCGCGCGAGGTGGGCACCGACGGTCGGCTGGGTGGTCAGGCGCAGGTGCCGGGCGTCGGCGGCACGTGGCGCGACCTGACCGACAACGTCAACTTCATGGCGAACAACCTGACCTCGCAGGTCCGCAACATCGCGCAGGTGGCGACGGCGGTGGCGCAGGGCGACCTGTCGCAGAAGATCACCGTGGACGCGCGCGGCGAGATCCTGGAGCTGAAGGACACCATCAACACGATGGTCGACCAGCTGTCGTCGTTCGCCGACGAGGTGACCCGCGTGGCGCGCGAGGTGGGCACGGAAGGCCGCCTGGGCGGTCAGGCGCAGGTCTCGGGGGTCGCGGGCACGTGGCGGGACCTGACGGACTCGGTGAACTTCATGGCGGGCAACCTGACCTCGCAGGTGCGCAACATCGCGCAGGTCACGACCGCCGTCGCGCAGGGCGACCTGTCGCAGAAGATCGACGTCGACGCGCGCGGCGAGATCCTCCAGCTCAAGACGACGATCAACACGATGGTGGACCAGTTGTCGTCGTTCGCGGCCGAGGTGACGCGGGTGGCGCGCGAGGTCGGCAGCGACGGTCGGCTGGGTGGTCAGGCGCAGGTGCCGGGGGTCGCGGGCACGTGGCGGGACCTGACGGACTCGGTGAACTTCATGGCGGGCAACCTGACCTCGCAGGTGCGCAACATCGCGCAGGTGGCGACGGCGGTGGCGCGCGGCGACCTGTCCCAGAAGATCACGGTGAACGCGCGCGGCGAGATCCTGGAGCTGAAGGACACCGTCAACACGATGGTGGACCAGTTGTCGTCGTTCGCCGACGAGGTCACGCGGGTGGCGCGCGAGGTGGGCACCGACGGTCGGCTGGGTGGTCAGGCGCAGGTGCCGGGCGTCGGCGGCACGTGGCGCGACCTGACCGACTCGGTGAACTTCATGGCCAACAACCTGACCGCCCAGGTGCGCAACATCGCGCAGGTGACGACGGCGGTCGCGGGCGGCGACCTGTCCCAGAAGATCACCGTCGACGCGCGCGGCGAGATCCTGGAGCTGAAGTCGACCATCAACACGATGGTCGACCAGCTCTCCGGGTTCGCCGACGAGGTGACGCGGGTGGCGCGCGAGGTGGGCACGGACGGCCGACTGGGCGGTCAGGCGCGGGTGCCGGGCGTCGCGGGCACCTGGAAGGACCTCACCGACAACGTCAACGTCATGGCCGACAACCTGTCCACGCAGGTGCGCAGCATCGCGGCGGTGGCGACGGCGGTGGCGGGCGGCGACCTGTCCAAGAAGATCACCGTCGAGGCCAAGGGCGAGATCGCGGCCCTGGCCGACACCATCAACGGGATGGTGGACACGCTGCGGGCGTTCGCCGACGAGGTGACGCGGGTGTCCCGCGAGGTCGGCACCGAGGGCATCCTCGGCGGCCAGGCGCGGGTCCCGAACGTCGCGGGCACCTGGAAGGACCTCACCGAGAACGTCAACTTCATGGCGAACAACCTGACCAACCAGGTGCGCAACATCGCCCAGGTCACGACGGCCGTGGCGCGCGGCGACCTGTCGAAGAAGATCGACGTGGACGCGCGCGGCGAGATCCTGGAGCTGAAGACCACCATCAACACGATGGTCGACCAGCTGTCGTCGTTCGCCGACGAGGTCACCCGCGTGGCGCGCGAGGTCGGCACGGAGGGCAAGCTGGGCGGCCAGGCCGAGGTGGAGGGCGTCTCGGGCACCTGGAAGCGGCTCACCGAGAACGTCAACGAGCTGGCCGGGAACCTGACCCGGCAGGTGCGGGCGATCGCGGTCGTCGCCACCGCCGTCACCGCGGGCGACCTGACCAGGCAGATCACCGTCGACGCGTCCGGCGAGGTCGCCGAGCTGAAGGACAACGTCAACCGGATGATCGGCAACCTGCGCGAGTCGACGCGGGCCAACCAGGAGCAGGACTGGCTGAAGACCAACCTGGCCCGCCTGTCCGGCCTCATGCAGGGCCACCGCGACCTGCACGCGATGGCGTCACTGGTGATGAGCGAGCTGACGCCGCTGGTGTCGGCGCAGCACGGCGCGTTCTTCCTGGTCGACGGCGACTCCGACGCCCTGGAGCTGACCGCCACCTACGCCTACCAGCCGCGCGGCGGCCGGCCGACCCGGTTCGCGCGCGGCGAGTCGCTGATCGGCCAGGTGGCGGTGGAGAAGAAGACGGTGCTGGTCACCGACGTGCCGCCGGGGTACCTGGAGATCGGGTCCGGCATGGGCGCGGCGCCGCCGCTGAACCTGGTGATCCTGCCCGTGGTGTTCCAGGGCGAGACGCTGGGCGTGATCGAGCTGGGGTCGTTCGGCGAGTTCACCGAGGTGCACCTGGACCTGCTGGACCAGCTCAAGGAGAACATCGGCGTCAACGTCAACACGATGCTCGCCAACGCCCGCACGGACAGCCTGCTGGTCGAGTCGCAGCGGCTGACCGAGGAGCTGCGGGCCGGCTCGGTGGAGCTGGAGGCGCGGGCGCGGCAGCTGTCGTCGGCGTCGAAGTACAAGTCGGAGTTCATGGCGAACATGTCGCACGAGCTGCGCACGCCGCTGAACTCGCTGCTGATCCTGGCCAAGCTGCTGGCGGACAACCTCGACGGCAACCTCAACCCCAAGCAGGTCGAGTTCGCGAAGACCATCCACTCGTCGGGCACGGACCTGTTGCAGCTCATCGACGACATCCTGGACCTGACGAAGGTCGAGTCCGGGCACATGCAGGTGCAGACCGACCCGGTGCGGGTCGCGGACGTCGTCGGGTACGTGGAGGCGCTGACGCTGCCGCTGGCGGCCGAGAAGGGGCTGGAGTTCGACGTCAAGGTGGACCCGGACGTGCCGTCCACCCTGCACACCGACGAGCACCGGCTCCAGCAGATCCTGCGCAACCTCCTGTCCAACGCGGTGAAGTTCACCCACAGCGGTGAGATCCGCCTCCACATCCGGGTGAACGAGGGCACGGTCGCGTTCGACGTGCACGACACCGGCATCGGCATCCCGGCGGAGAAGCTGTCGGTGATCTTCGAGGCGTTCCAGCAGGCCGACGGCACCACGTCCCGCAAGTACGGCGGCACCGGGCTGGGCCTGTCCATCAGCCGCGAGCTGTCGGCCCTGCTCGACGGCCGCCTGGACGTGCGCAGCGAGCCGGGCGTGGGCTCGACGTTCACCCTGTACCTGCCGCTGAGCGACCAGGGCCTGATGCCGGTGGCCGCCGAACCCGAACTGCCCGAGCCGCTGTCGGTGCCCGCCGAACAACCCGGACCGCCGCAGCCGGCGCCCACCGACCTGCCGCCCGCGCCGATGCGCTTCCACGGCGAGAAGGTGCTGATCGTCGACGACGACCTGCGCAACGTGTTCGCGCTGACCAGCGTGCTGGAGCTGCACGGGCTGGAGGTCATCTACGCCGACAACGGGATCACCGGGGTGCGGGCGCTGGAGCAGTACGACGACGTGTCGCTCGTGCTGATGGACATCATGATGCCCGAGCTGGACGGCAACGCGACCATGTCGGCGATCCGGGCGATGGCGCGGTACGCGGACCTGCCGGTGATCGCGGTGACCGCGAAGGCGATGAAGGGCGACCGGGAGAAGAGCCTGGCCTCGGGGGCGACGGACTACGTGACCAAGCCGGTGGACACCGAGCACCTGCTGCGACTGATCGCGTTCTACCTGGGGTTGGAGCAGGATTGA
- a CDS encoding PP2C family protein-serine/threonine phosphatase: MAQGYRQGADAGLDLDAWRRLVDGFHEAVVVLDGDGVVRLANPLAAVLFPEVRPGRPAAVEGRSQDLGGGWTAWYRTVVDFLDEASRELAGITDRTEALRKVVELAPARHAVLIVPGGRGRVEWWRRGPDGVVLTSRTPRQTAGATPGLLAVLDGATAHREITQLGDGGWGGAAGPGTAVPLAGGGALVCFGGPRDVDLLTRFAERAGTALAVGNRFSEQERTVEVLRANLLPSPLPTVAGVRLARVYEPAHPRALVGGDFYDVHPREDGSAAFVLGDVAGNGLEAAVHSGRVRQSLHTLLVVEQRPAQLLTLLNTALRAAGSRLFTTLVVGNLVPVQAGGLRVSLSAGGHPAPLVLRSGGRVDEVAVHGGIVGVLPEVRFHQTTVTLGPGETLLLYSDGVTEARARGDRRNLFGDVRLKTALAECAGLSASAVAEHVRRVVFSWLGPSEHDDLTVLVVQAEH; the protein is encoded by the coding sequence ATGGCCCAGGGCTACCGGCAAGGCGCCGATGCGGGCCTCGACCTCGACGCGTGGCGCCGCCTCGTCGACGGCTTCCACGAGGCCGTCGTCGTGCTCGACGGCGACGGTGTCGTGCGCCTGGCCAACCCGCTGGCCGCCGTGCTGTTCCCCGAGGTCAGGCCGGGTCGGCCGGCGGCCGTGGAGGGTCGTTCGCAGGACCTGGGCGGCGGCTGGACCGCGTGGTACCGGACGGTGGTGGACTTCCTCGACGAGGCGTCCCGCGAGCTGGCCGGGATCACCGACCGCACCGAGGCGTTGCGCAAGGTGGTCGAACTCGCGCCGGCGCGGCACGCCGTGCTGATCGTCCCCGGTGGCCGCGGCCGGGTCGAGTGGTGGCGGCGCGGCCCGGACGGCGTGGTGCTGACGTCCCGCACGCCGCGGCAGACCGCCGGCGCGACGCCGGGCCTGCTCGCCGTCCTGGACGGGGCGACCGCGCACCGCGAGATCACCCAGCTCGGTGATGGCGGCTGGGGCGGGGCGGCCGGCCCCGGCACGGCGGTGCCGCTGGCCGGCGGCGGCGCGCTGGTGTGCTTCGGCGGTCCGCGCGACGTCGACCTGCTCACGCGCTTCGCCGAGCGGGCCGGGACGGCGCTGGCGGTGGGCAACCGGTTCAGCGAGCAGGAGCGCACGGTCGAGGTGCTGCGGGCCAACCTGCTGCCCAGCCCGCTGCCCACCGTCGCGGGCGTCCGGCTGGCGCGGGTGTACGAGCCGGCGCACCCCCGCGCCCTGGTCGGCGGCGACTTCTACGACGTGCACCCCAGGGAGGACGGCAGCGCCGCCTTCGTGCTCGGCGACGTCGCGGGCAACGGCCTGGAGGCCGCGGTGCACTCCGGGCGGGTCCGGCAGAGCCTGCACACCCTGCTGGTCGTCGAGCAGCGGCCCGCGCAGCTGCTCACCCTGCTCAACACGGCGCTGCGGGCCGCGGGCAGCAGGCTGTTCACCACGCTCGTCGTCGGCAACCTGGTCCCCGTGCAGGCGGGCGGGCTGCGCGTGTCGCTCTCCGCGGGCGGCCACCCCGCTCCCCTGGTGCTGCGCTCCGGCGGGCGCGTGGACGAGGTGGCGGTGCACGGCGGCATCGTCGGGGTGCTGCCCGAGGTGCGCTTCCACCAGACGACCGTGACACTGGGGCCGGGCGAGACGCTGCTGCTCTACAGCGACGGCGTCACCGAGGCCCGCGCCCGCGGCGACCGCCGGAACCTGTTCGGCGACGTCCGGCTCAAGACCGCGCTCGCGGAGTGCGCCGGCCTGTCCGCGAGCGCCGTGGCCGAGCACGTGCGCCGCGTGGTCTTCTCCTGGCTGGGTCCGTCCGAGCACGACGACCTGACCGTGCTGGTCGTGCAGGCGGAGCACTGA